A DNA window from Arachis hypogaea cultivar Tifrunner chromosome 18, arahy.Tifrunner.gnm2.J5K5, whole genome shotgun sequence contains the following coding sequences:
- the LOC112770425 gene encoding RAF-like serine/threonine-protein kinase PRAF: METSPSRTIKLLCSYGGKILPRATDGGLRFIGGHTRVTVDRSICFSYPFFSVGALCGSSVTLRCQLPNEDLETLISLTNNEDLTHISKEYDRASSKLPHPLNIRAVLFRPESSKKVSPATSSPLKKLKMTLNIIGNI, from the exons ATGGAAACGAGTCCCAGCCGTACGATTAAGCTCCTCTGCAGCTACGGCGGAAAGATCCTCCCACGTGCTACCGACGGCGGGCTCCGTTTCATCGGTGGCCACACCAGAGTCACCGTGGACCGTTCCATTTGCTTCTCATATCCATTTTTTAGC GTAGGAGCGTTGTGCGGTTCGTCTGTGACATTACGGTGTCAATTGCCGAACGAAGACTTAGAAACCTTGATCTCCCTCACCAACAACGAAGATCTGACGCACATAAGCAAAGAATATGACCGCGCTTCGTCGAAACTACCTCATCCGTTGAATATCAGAGCCGTGCTGTTTCGGCCAGAATCGTCGAAGAAGGTTTCTCCGGCAACGTCGTCTCCGTTGAAGAAGTTGAAGATGACACTTAACATAATCGGAAATATTTAa